In one Candidatus Nealsonbacteria bacterium genomic region, the following are encoded:
- a CDS encoding NAD-dependent epimerase/dehydratase family protein, whose amino-acid sequence MNNKEKILVTGAGGFIGHHLVRFLQKKGYWVRGVDIKYPEFSPKNEADEFLLLDLRNFQNCLKATEGIDKVYTLAANMGGIGFITFHRADVMRDNVLININMAEASKRNNIKRLFYSSSACIYPIAKQKDPSITALKESDAYPGDPDNEYGWEKLFSERVYQNYHQDYGLDVRITRYHNIYGEEGTYEGGREKAPAALCRKIALAKDGDKIDIWGDGKQTRSFCYIDDCLEGTYALMESDYREPLNIGSDRLVTINGLVDIISNIAGKRLEKVHQLDKPQGVRGRNADLTLVKETLNWKPIVSLEEGLKKTYQWIQEELRKT is encoded by the coding sequence ATGAACAATAAAGAAAAAATCTTAGTCACAGGAGCAGGTGGATTTATTGGCCACCATTTAGTCAGATTTTTACAAAAGAAAGGTTACTGGGTAAGAGGTGTAGATATTAAATACCCAGAATTTTCTCCAAAAAATGAAGCTGATGAATTCTTGCTTTTAGATTTAAGAAACTTCCAAAATTGCCTAAAAGCAACTGAGGGAATAGACAAGGTTTATACCTTAGCTGCTAATATGGGAGGAATAGGATTTATCACTTTTCATAGAGCTGATGTAATGAGAGATAATGTTTTGATTAATATTAATATGGCAGAAGCTTCAAAAAGAAATAATATAAAACGATTGTTTTATTCTTCTTCTGCATGTATTTATCCTATAGCTAAACAGAAAGATCCTTCGATAACTGCCTTAAAAGAGTCAGATGCTTATCCTGGCGATCCTGATAATGAATATGGTTGGGAAAAGCTATTTTCCGAAAGAGTTTATCAAAATTATCATCAAGATTATGGTTTAGATGTTAGGATTACAAGATATCATAATATTTATGGTGAAGAGGGAACTTATGAAGGAGGAAGAGAAAAAGCTCCAGCAGCTTTATGCAGGAAAATAGCCTTAGCTAAAGATGGAGATAAAATTGATATTTGGGGAGACGGTAAACAGACTCGTTCTTTTTGCTATATCGATGATTGTTTAGAGGGAACTTATGCTTTGATGGAGTCTGATTATAGAGAGCCTTTGAATATTGGTTCTGATAGATTAGTAACGATTAATGGATTAGTAGACATAATCTCTAATATTGCAGGAAAGCGTTTAGAAAAAGTTCATCAATTAGATAAACCCCAAGGAGTAAGAGGAAGAAATGCTGATTTAACATTAGTTAAAGAAACGCTTAATTGGAAGCCCATAGTTTCTTTAGAGGAAGGGCTAAAAAAGACTTATCAATGGATACAAGAAGAATTAAGAAAAACATAA
- a CDS encoding glycosyltransferase family 4 protein gives MKILHIVNYFQPKLGYQETFLAKKHRDFGHEVHVITSNRYFPFPNYDNLIKPVLGSRYLKAGNFVEENIVTYRLEVLFEIKKRVWLIGLEKKIRELKPDIIFLHGVSNINAIRVGFLKKRNSKQFKLIYDDHMLYVVSKHKLRKLFYLIFKLFFSKLLIQSADGFIACNNGTKKFMNDCYGIPLDLIVTIPLGADKDLFRFNEKSRDLIRNKLGVEKQSVIFIYAGKITPKKGPDLLVKAGLELTRKYKNFKILLLGDSSSEYIKFLKKLIREKKGEEFFIWLPTIYNKELPKYYSSADIGVWPRESSLTMLEAQACNLPIIVSDSVIAGASDRILNNNGLTFKDGDYLDLAKKMESLILDKELRIKMGKRGRKLVEEKFNWGIIAKQFIDLAS, from the coding sequence ATGAAAATATTACATATAGTAAACTATTTTCAACCAAAATTGGGCTACCAAGAAACATTTTTAGCTAAAAAACATAGGGATTTTGGGCACGAAGTTCACGTAATTACATCTAATCGTTATTTTCCATTTCCAAATTACGACAACCTTATTAAGCCAGTTCTTGGTAGTAGATATTTAAAAGCTGGTAATTTTGTGGAGGAAAATATAGTCACTTATCGACTAGAAGTTTTATTTGAAATAAAAAAAAGAGTTTGGCTAATTGGTCTTGAGAAAAAAATAAGGGAACTGAAGCCAGATATTATTTTTCTCCACGGGGTTTCTAATATCAATGCTATAAGGGTTGGATTTTTAAAAAAGAGAAATTCTAAACAATTCAAGTTAATTTATGATGACCACATGCTTTATGTGGTTAGTAAACACAAGTTAAGAAAACTATTTTACCTTATTTTCAAGCTGTTTTTTTCTAAATTATTAATTCAATCAGCAGATGGATTTATCGCTTGCAATAATGGGACAAAAAAGTTTATGAATGACTGTTATGGTATACCGCTTGATTTAATAGTGACAATACCACTGGGTGCAGACAAGGATTTATTTAGATTTAACGAGAAATCCAGGGATCTGATTAGAAATAAACTGGGAGTCGAAAAACAGTCAGTTATTTTTATTTATGCCGGCAAGATTACTCCTAAAAAGGGCCCAGACTTACTTGTTAAGGCCGGGCTGGAGTTAACTAGGAAATACAAGAATTTTAAAATCCTTCTCTTGGGCGATAGTTCTTCAGAGTATATTAAATTTTTGAAGAAATTAATAAGAGAAAAGAAAGGCGAAGAATTTTTTATTTGGTTACCAACTATTTATAATAAAGAGCTTCCTAAGTATTATTCTTCTGCAGATATTGGCGTATGGCCTCGAGAATCTTCTTTGACTATGCTTGAAGCCCAAGCCTGTAATTTACCTATTATTGTAAGCGATTCAGTGATAGCCGGAGCTAGCGATAGAATCCTTAACAATAATGGTCTAACGTTTAAAGATGGTGACTACTTAGATTTAGCAAAAAAAATGGAATCATTAATTTTAGATAAAGAATTACGAATAAAAATGGGAAAACGGGGCAGAAAACTAGTTGAAGAAAAATTTAATTGGGGTATAATAGCCAAGCAATTTATTGATTTAGCTTCTTAA
- a CDS encoding class I SAM-dependent methyltransferase has protein sequence MFRRDLKYEKNFWGKKFIPIKNKSLQRRQKFIQAWIERFWNIPKNARILEIGGAGKPLINFFQGGEKYVLDPLIDFYEKKFPEFYTDSDLCKLKTEAENMHFKNNTFDLIIMLNVLDHTESPQKVIKECYRVLKKEGVIILSVDTFNLFWKIFRRFLPFFGFKHYRLHPQVLRIRDVKQILQKNDFRILNLFITEKIKTNPLFSLKEKLKFYLEYNLYCTYVLAKK, from the coding sequence ATGTTTAGAAGAGATTTAAAATATGAAAAAAATTTTTGGGGAAAAAAGTTTATTCCAATTAAAAATAAAAGCTTACAGCGAAGGCAGAAATTTATCCAAGCTTGGATAGAGAGATTTTGGAATATTCCTAAAAATGCAAGAATATTAGAAATAGGGGGAGCAGGGAAACCGCTTATTAATTTTTTTCAGGGTGGAGAAAAATATGTCCTTGATCCTTTAATAGATTTTTATGAGAAAAAGTTTCCCGAATTTTATACTGATTCTGATTTATGTAAGCTAAAAACCGAAGCAGAAAATATGCATTTTAAAAACAATACTTTTGACCTTATTATTATGCTAAATGTTTTGGATCATACAGAAAGTCCCCAGAAAGTAATAAAAGAGTGTTACCGTGTGCTTAAAAAAGAAGGAGTAATAATTTTATCAGTAGACACCTTTAATCTTTTTTGGAAAATTTTTCGTAGATTTCTACCATTTTTTGGTTTTAAGCATTATCGTTTACATCCTCAGGTATTGAGAATAAGGGATGTTAAACAAATATTACAGAAAAATGATTTTCGAATACTTAACCTTTTTATAACAGAAAAAATAAAAACAAATCCTCTTTTTTCACTTAAAGAAAAACTAAAGTTTTACCTAGAATATAATCTTTATTGTACGTATGTATTAGCCAAAAAATGA
- a CDS encoding glycosyltransferase, giving the protein MTNFPLISIITVVLNGKKTIEKTLKSVLEQGYENIEYIIIDGGSTDGTLDIINRYKDKIKKIVSEPDKGIYDAMNKGIAMASGDIIGILNGDDLYADGNVIKKVVEKMEEDKADVCWGDLIYVNANNSDKIVRYWKSSEYKEGKFQKGWMPPHSTFFVKKQIYKKYGVFNLDFPISADYELMLRFLEKYKLKSCYMSQVLVKMRIGGQSNKNLLNIVKGNVECYKAYKINGLKISFLRIFLKPLSKISQYFKK; this is encoded by the coding sequence ATGACAAATTTCCCATTGATTTCAATAATTACGGTAGTCTTGAACGGAAAAAAAACCATTGAAAAAACATTAAAGAGTGTTTTAGAGCAGGGCTACGAGAACATAGAGTATATTATTATCGACGGTGGCTCAACAGACGGAACCTTAGATATCATTAATAGATATAAAGACAAAATCAAAAAGATTGTTTCCGAACCCGATAAGGGAATTTATGATGCTATGAATAAGGGAATAGCAATGGCTTCGGGTGATATTATCGGAATTTTAAATGGAGACGACTTATATGCTGACGGGAATGTAATTAAAAAGGTGGTTGAAAAGATGGAAGAGGATAAAGCAGATGTTTGCTGGGGAGATTTGATTTATGTAAATGCAAATAATTCAGATAAAATAGTCAGATATTGGAAGTCTTCAGAATACAAAGAAGGGAAGTTTCAAAAAGGATGGATGCCTCCACATTCAACGTTTTTTGTTAAAAAACAGATTTATAAAAAATACGGTGTTTTTAATTTAGATTTTCCCATTTCAGCTGATTATGAATTAATGTTGAGGTTTTTAGAAAAGTATAAATTAAAATCTTGTTATATGTCTCAGGTTTTGGTAAAAATGAGGATAGGAGGTCAAAGTAATAAAAACCTTCTTAATATTGTTAAGGGAAATGTCGAATGTTATAAGGCTTATAAAATAAATGGGTTGAAGATAAGTTTTTTAAGAATTTTCTTAAAACCTTTATCTAAAATCTCTCAATATTTTAAAAAATGA
- a CDS encoding methyltransferase domain-containing protein, whose product MDHKELYERQYGEKKLISVSSFSFLRKIFEKLDFDREDLTLSLLKNTRGKLLDVGCGSGSLIFKARDKFDELYGIDISSSRIKKAQEISKQKFFGDANLRFFVRDIGKGLTFADKSFDVVTCVAVLEHLFDPYFVVGEINRVLKPGGIFIVEVPNIAYLKYRVQLLFGRLPVTSSPLNWKEMGWDGGHLHYFTEKTLCKLLEESGFKILKVSGCGLFANFRNFWPSLLTGDLIIKAQKI is encoded by the coding sequence ATGGACCATAAAGAACTTTATGAGAGACAATACGGTGAAAAAAAACTAATAAGTGTTTCCTCTTTTTCTTTTTTGAGAAAAATCTTTGAGAAGCTTGATTTTGATCGAGAGGATTTAACTTTGAGTTTATTAAAAAATACTAGAGGGAAATTGCTTGATGTCGGTTGTGGAAGTGGCTCTTTGATATTCAAAGCCAGAGATAAATTTGACGAGCTTTATGGAATAGATATTTCTTCAAGCCGTATTAAAAAGGCTCAGGAAATATCTAAGCAGAAATTTTTTGGAGATGCGAATTTACGTTTCTTCGTCCGCGATATTGGTAAGGGACTAACTTTTGCCGACAAAAGCTTTGATGTGGTTACTTGTGTTGCGGTCCTAGAGCATCTTTTCGACCCTTATTTTGTTGTAGGTGAGATTAATAGAGTCTTAAAACCCGGTGGAATTTTTATTGTTGAGGTCCCCAATATAGCTTATTTAAAATACAGAGTTCAATTGCTTTTTGGAAGGTTGCCAGTAACTTCCTCTCCCCTTAATTGGAAAGAGATGGGATGGGATGGTGGTCACTTACATTATTTTACCGAAAAGACTCTTTGTAAATTATTAGAAGAGTCTGGTTTTAAAATTTTAAAAGTATCAGGTTGTGGCCTGTTTGCTAATTTTCGAAATTTTTGGCCATCTCTTTTGACAGGAGATTTAATTATTAAAGCTCAAAAAATTTGA
- a CDS encoding glycosyltransferase, with protein MVKKILTINTVFSQGGAAKIARTLHDVLNKTPGFSSRFAYGRGKKIKSKEVFSFGVRSEAYLRAFLTRLMGLQGCGSWFSTKRLEGFILKEKFDLIHLHNLHGYYLDLSFVRFLNKLNIPIVWTLHDAWPITGRCSYFLDCNRWKTGCGSCPSLSMYPKTYLDSSALMWKKKKECFTKGWSPVVVCPSWWLADRVKESYLNKYRVEVIPNGVDTGIFKPKDRVKIQERLKISPSKKIILFVAADLREERKGTEYFFEALKYVKTKDCLVLTVGKKINLNQKTKENIEIKQLGYMSDNNLISDIYNTSDIFCTTSLQDNFPTTILEAMACGIPIIGFKTGGIPEQVSEDCGILIESRNVEELAEGIDELLSNNEKRNKFSLNCRRRVLENYSIEKFKEQYINLYKNLLK; from the coding sequence ATGGTAAAGAAGATTTTAACGATAAATACAGTATTTTCTCAGGGGGGAGCAGCAAAGATAGCTAGAACATTACATGACGTTTTAAATAAGACGCCAGGGTTTTCTAGTCGTTTTGCTTATGGAAGGGGAAAAAAGATAAAAAGCAAAGAAGTTTTTAGTTTTGGTGTACGATCCGAAGCTTATCTACGTGCTTTTTTGACTCGACTGATGGGTCTTCAGGGGTGCGGAAGCTGGTTTTCAACTAAACGGCTAGAAGGTTTTATTTTAAAAGAAAAATTTGACCTGATTCATCTTCATAATTTACATGGCTATTATTTAGATTTAAGCTTCGTCAGGTTTTTGAATAAATTAAATATTCCTATTGTTTGGACTTTGCATGATGCTTGGCCTATAACCGGAAGATGCTCCTATTTCTTGGATTGTAACCGTTGGAAGACAGGTTGTGGAAGCTGCCCTTCTTTGTCTATGTATCCAAAAACCTATCTTGATTCTTCGGCCTTGATGTGGAAAAAAAAGAAAGAATGTTTTACTAAAGGGTGGAGCCCAGTTGTTGTTTGTCCATCTTGGTGGTTAGCAGATAGAGTAAAAGAGTCTTATTTAAACAAATATAGGGTGGAGGTTATTCCAAACGGTGTTGACACAGGAATTTTTAAACCAAAAGACAGAGTTAAAATTCAGGAGAGATTAAAGATATCACCCTCAAAAAAGATTATTCTTTTTGTGGCAGCTGACTTAAGGGAGGAAAGAAAGGGAACAGAATATTTTTTTGAAGCACTGAAATATGTTAAAACTAAAGATTGTCTTGTGTTGACCGTGGGAAAGAAAATAAATCTTAATCAAAAGACAAAAGAGAATATAGAGATTAAACAATTAGGGTATATGTCTGATAATAATTTAATTTCTGATATTTATAATACGTCTGACATTTTTTGTACCACTTCTTTGCAAGATAATTTTCCTACAACTATTTTAGAGGCTATGGCCTGCGGGATACCTATAATTGGTTTCAAGACAGGAGGGATTCCAGAACAGGTTTCCGAAGATTGCGGGATTTTAATTGAATCAAGGAACGTTGAGGAATTAGCTGAAGGAATTGACGAGCTCCTAAGTAATAATGAGAAGCGGAATAAGTTCAGTTTAAATTGTAGAAGGCGAGTTCTAGAAAATTATTCAATTGAAAAGTTCAAAGAGCAATATATTAATTTATACAAAAACCTTTTGAAATAA
- a CDS encoding mannose-1-phosphate guanylyltransferase, with the protein MKALILAGGKGSRLWPLSREYKPKQFQKLISQKTMFQETFERILPLFSINDIYVSTNKHYLKEIKLEIPKLLSRNIISEPASRERVAAFLLFFAHLKQKDFSEPVVILPSDHLIKDEKKFQEALLVGESFIKENPDYILLLGEKPNFPDTGLGYIKQGKLLTKYNKFKIYKVPFFKEKPNLKRARSFLKTEKYLWNAGIFIFTPALIENLIKKFVPDNYQRYEKIKKAIRKSGFKKVLEKEYLAMDNVSFDYSIVENYKKNAVLPISMGWSDIGSWSVLKDCLSLPNKNFVKGNYIEVGSENIMVYGRSDKLVTTVGVKDLIIAVTDDIILVCNKKDSQRVKELVKKLKKNKKLNYL; encoded by the coding sequence ATGAAGGCTTTAATTTTAGCTGGAGGAAAGGGATCAAGATTGTGGCCTCTTTCTAGAGAATATAAGCCAAAACAGTTCCAAAAACTGATTTCTCAGAAAACAATGTTTCAAGAAACGTTTGAAAGGATTTTACCTTTGTTTTCGATTAATGATATTTATGTGTCTACAAATAAACACTATTTGAAAGAAATAAAACTAGAAATACCTAAACTTCTTTCTAGGAACATTATTTCAGAGCCTGCAAGTAGAGAAAGGGTAGCGGCTTTCTTGCTTTTTTTTGCACATCTAAAACAAAAAGATTTTTCAGAACCCGTGGTAATTTTACCTTCTGATCATTTAATAAAAGATGAAAAAAAGTTTCAAGAAGCGTTATTAGTTGGAGAAAGTTTTATAAAAGAGAATCCAGATTATATATTGCTTTTAGGGGAAAAACCCAACTTTCCTGATACTGGGCTTGGGTATATAAAACAAGGTAAGCTTTTAACTAAATATAATAAATTTAAAATTTATAAAGTTCCTTTTTTCAAAGAGAAGCCAAACCTAAAGAGAGCAAGAAGCTTTTTAAAAACGGAAAAGTATTTATGGAATGCAGGGATATTTATTTTTACTCCGGCTTTAATTGAAAACTTAATAAAAAAGTTTGTACCAGATAATTATCAAAGGTATGAGAAAATAAAAAAAGCTATAAGAAAATCTGGTTTTAAGAAAGTGCTGGAAAAAGAATATTTAGCAATGGATAATGTATCTTTTGATTATTCAATAGTTGAAAACTATAAAAAGAATGCTGTTTTACCTATATCTATGGGTTGGTCAGATATCGGTAGTTGGTCGGTTTTAAAAGATTGTTTGTCTTTGCCGAACAAGAATTTTGTAAAAGGAAATTATATTGAGGTTGGTTCTGAAAATATTATGGTTTATGGAAGATCTGATAAACTAGTAACAACAGTAGGGGTTAAAGATTTAATAATTGCAGTTACCGATGATATTATTTTAGTTTGCAACAAGAAAGACTCTCAAAGGGTTAAAGAGCTGGTAAAGAAATTAAAAAAGAACAAAAAACTTAATTATCTTTAG
- a CDS encoding sugar transferase: protein MLNTLSFKKFLLFLGDIFLLYVSLLITLFLGFFEEFNSQVFILHLLPFSIVYFFWLIIFYISGLYDLPLIKSKISFYSHIFGAILSGLILGMLFFYTIPFFGITPKTNLILNSLIFGILLVLWRNFFYSLFSVHFLNKTAIVGKGPQVEDLKKGISERPYLGYRIVPIDFKKDLLSQIQKENINTVIFTEEYESDPKVLKALYLCLPARVNFLDFASAYEMIYEKIPVSMISHAWFLENLKEGGRDFYDKIKSLFDVVLSSLLLILTLPFWPLIALSIKLEDRGPVFYRQERVGKDRKNFLLIKFRSMKVGAEKEEAVWAKKEDKRRTKVGKFLRRVHFDEIPQMLNIIKGDISLVGPRPERPEFVKKLGEEIPYYHLRHIIKPGFTGWAQIKFRYGRSVMDSKEKFEYDLYYLKNRNLLLDIGVLLKTFQLFFPKED, encoded by the coding sequence ATGTTAAATACGCTAAGTTTCAAAAAATTTCTTCTTTTCTTAGGAGATATTTTTTTGCTCTATGTTTCGCTTTTAATAACGTTATTTTTAGGATTTTTTGAAGAATTCAATTCTCAAGTCTTTATTTTACATTTGCTTCCTTTTTCAATAGTTTATTTTTTTTGGCTCATAATTTTTTATATCTCCGGGCTTTATGATCTTCCTCTAATTAAAAGCAAAATCTCTTTTTACAGCCACATTTTTGGAGCAATTTTAAGTGGTTTAATTTTGGGAATGCTTTTTTTCTATACTATTCCTTTTTTCGGAATCACTCCCAAAACTAATTTAATATTAAATAGTTTAATTTTTGGTATTTTATTAGTACTCTGGCGCAATTTTTTTTACTCTTTATTCTCTGTTCATTTTTTAAACAAAACGGCAATAGTTGGTAAAGGACCTCAGGTTGAGGATTTAAAAAAAGGAATATCAGAAAGACCCTATTTAGGTTATAGAATAGTTCCAATTGATTTTAAAAAAGACCTTCTTTCTCAAATCCAAAAAGAAAACATTAATACCGTCATATTTACCGAAGAATATGAGTCTGACCCAAAAGTTCTTAAAGCTCTTTATCTCTGTTTGCCCGCCCGCGTAAATTTTTTAGATTTTGCAAGTGCTTATGAAATGATTTATGAAAAAATTCCGGTTTCAATGATTTCTCACGCCTGGTTTTTAGAAAATTTAAAGGAAGGAGGAAGGGATTTTTATGATAAAATAAAAAGCTTGTTTGATGTAGTTCTGTCCAGTCTTTTACTAATCTTAACTTTACCTTTTTGGCCATTAATTGCTCTATCTATTAAATTGGAAGATAGAGGACCTGTTTTTTATAGACAAGAAAGGGTTGGAAAGGATAGAAAAAATTTTTTATTAATTAAATTTAGGTCAATGAAGGTAGGAGCAGAAAAAGAAGAAGCTGTTTGGGCAAAAAAAGAAGATAAAAGAAGAACCAAAGTTGGTAAATTTTTAAGAAGAGTACACTTTGACGAGATTCCTCAAATGCTCAACATAATAAAGGGAGATATTTCTTTAGTAGGTCCCAGACCGGAGAGACCTGAGTTTGTCAAAAAATTAGGGGAAGAAATCCCCTATTACCATTTAAGACATATTATAAAACCCGGCTTTACCGGGTGGGCTCAAATTAAATTCAGGTATGGAAGGTCTGTTATGGACAGTAAAGAAAAATTCGAGTATGACTTATATTATTTAAAAAATAGAAATCTCCTGCTTGATATAGGAGTTCTGTTAAAAACTTTTCAATTATTCTTTCCAAAAGAAGACTAA